CACGTAGCCTTAGGCTGGTCACTTTCCGTCCCTGTACATTTTCTGTGAAGTTTGTTCCCATCTGTAAAACGAAGTTTCCAGGGATAAGGATGGTGCTCGATGAGGCTACAGAAGCATGGGGGAAGCCCTGAGTTCTGTCCCTAGTCGGGCATGCCCTAAACTAGGcacggtggtgcatgcctgtaatcttaggcCTCTGGAGGTTAAAGTGGGAGGATccgaaattcaaggtcattcttagctacCAGGCAGTTTTGAGGCTACCTTGGGATACATGAAACTCAACCTCTGAAATCTAGCCAAATAGATGCAGAGGAGATGAGAAACCTCAGTGGTACAGGGGCTCGCTGGGAAAGCTGGAGGGCTTGAGTTCAGAACCCCGGTATCTAGGGAAAAGGAGAACTGGACAGACTGTAACCTAAGCTCTGGAGAGGTAGAGATGCATGGATCCCAGGGGGCTCATGGATCAGCTAGTTCAGCTGGAATGGCAAAGCCAATGTTTagggagagattctgtctcaaaacctcAGTGGATGTGCTCAGCTGTCGAGAGCTCTGCCTACTCTCCTAGAGAACACAGCCAtatttcccagaacccatgtctggtggctcacaactatctgtaactttaGCTTCTGGAGGTCTGACTGGtacccaccctcttctggcctctgagggcactcgtatggcacatgtgtgtgcacatgcgcgtacacacacacacacagccctggcTTGTACCTATATGCCTGACTCTGTAGTTCCTAGTCCAGACCATTCCTTCTTTTCGATCATGTACTTTGTAGAAGAGTGAGCAGATGGGTTATGTGTTGATCTGACCTGCTGTGCCCCTCCCCAATGCAGAGCATGTGCCTCCGGAGCTGTGGGAACCCTTCTACACCGATCAGTACGCACAGGAGCACGTGAAGCCCCCAGTGACGCGGCTGCTGCTCTCTGCGGAACTATACTGTCGGGCCTGGCGCCAGGCACTGCCACAGCTCGAGCCATCCCCCAGTCCCTCTGCTCTGTTGGCCTTGCTGGCGAGGAGGGGCACGGTGCCTTCACTGCCTGAGCACCCAGTGCGCGAGGCTGACCTGAAACACCAGCCAATTCTCATGGTAGGCTCTGCTCCTGACCTATGAAGCCCTGCCTACCAGGCTTGGCTCCTCCCCTTTGCACTTTCCTGCAAAGTTTCTAGCTTGTGCTTGAACCTCCCTTCAGGCTCTACCCACTAATTCTCGTTACACTCCCCAAATGGTTCCTCTAGCCATGCCCTCAAGCTCAGCCCATTAGGTGTAGCTCCTCCAACCAGTTTTAGCCCCTCCCACAAAGCTTAGCTCCCCCTATCAAGCCTACCTCCATTTTCCAAGCCTAGCTTTTCCATCAAGCTAAGGGTGTCACACTCAGTTCTGCAGATCATACCTGGCTCCTCCCTCAAGTTGCTATACCCTTCCACTCCTCAGGTTCCTCCAGTTCTGGCCTTGGTTTCTCTAGATGGGCTACTCTATTGTAAATCCTGGTGTCTTAGCTCAAAACCCAGCCCATGTGTGACCTCTTTCATAACTGTAGCTCTCAAGGTCCCACCCAGCAATCCCTGACCCCACACCATTCCCTGGCCCCACTCCTCCCACTTCTCTGGGATTGGAGGCAGAAAGAGTAGCTCCCTGCCCAGTCTTCTGGTCTCATCTTCCAGCCTTTGCCCCAACAGGGAGCCCACCTAGCTGTCATCGATGCTCTCATGGTTGCCTTCTCATTTGAGTGGACAAAGACACTACCTGGTCCCTTGGCTCTGAGCAGCTTGGAGCACAAACTCCTTTTCTGGGTAGACACAGTAAGTAGGGTGGGCCAGGCCATGTGGAGTGGAGACAATGACGTTAGCCAAGTGACCAGGCACTGACTTCTCTCTGACCCCTAGACTGTTCGGCGGCTGCAGGAGAAGACAGAACAAGAAGCAGCCCAGCGTGCATCTCCTGCAGCCCCTCTGGATGGGGCCTCTCCTGCCCAGCCCTCGGTGAGGCTAGGacaagggatggatggatggatggatggatggatggacaggtggatggatggacaggtggatggatggTTATGAGGCAGGTGGGAAGGGATGGGCTGCACCTCCTGGCCATTGCTGAGATTGAGGGTGGGCCTGGAGGtgactctcttttcctctttttctctgcaCTTTTTATTGCACCGGCCCCTGCTGtccccttctctgtccctctggcAATAGTGCCCCACACGCTGGTACTGGAAGCTGGTTCCTGTAAGTGAGGCTGTCTGTTTTGTCTTGTCTGCCTGTCCTGCTTGTTTCTGTCTTGTCTGTGTCATTTCTGCTTGATTGCCTGCACACCCCAACCCCCAGCTGTGAGCAATGGAGGTAGCACTCCAGCCCTGGGGACTGAGAGAACTCTTTGGAACttgagatggggggaggggaggacctcTGTCATTAGCAGGGGTAGAGCTGGGCATGtttgtgcatgtctgtaatcctgctgaggcaggaggattgcaaatttcaggccagcctagggCATATCTAGAGTCCCTGTCTTAAAAGAACCACAAACAGACTGAGAGATAAGAGGATTGAAGCTGAAGAGAtgcctgtacctccagctccaggggatccagcaccctcttctgtcctccatcgGCACTATATGCACATGCACGTACCCCATATacagacatgtacatacacacatacaataaaaataaatcttaaaacattcaaaaacaaaaaagcccaaacCAGAAAGTAGATGAGCTTTTCATTAACTAAGAAGGGAGGACCTGAGCCTGTACTTAGCTTGAGAAGAGGGAGCCCCCTTGCCTACCCCGTACGTAGGCAGTGACCTCAAATTGCAGAGACATAGAAGGAATCTTCCTAGCCAAGAGGAAGATCCCCAGCTTCCCTAGTTGGGTAGAATTTTGAGGTCTAGAAGATTTTAAATTGTCTTTCTTCCCCTAATTAGCTGTATGATATTACACCATGGTCTAAACCTCTCCTTGCTTCACATAACTTACTCCTGAAGTGTATAAATACAGGGACCATGTGGATTGGATAGGGGTCCCCACCTTTGCTCACTGCTCCTCCCTACCTGGGGTCTGGGTTGGGGGGTGGATTATTTTACCTACCTGCTTCTTTTGCATCCTCTCCCTAAGCCAGGGCCTGGGGCTTGTCAAGGGAGGCTGCTTTTGTGGGGTTCCTCAgggctgggaggagctggggtcCCCGAAGCCGGCCAGAGTATGATTAGGGAGCTAGATGGCCAAGGCTCAGGACAGGGGTCAGTACTCCTCCTTTTTCCAGAGGGGGCTTTGGGGGCCCAGCAGGCCTTGCTGACGGCCGCTCCTTCCCCCCCCAGCACGCAATTGCCTTCTGTTTGAAGGAGTCGGGGAACAAACCCCCTATGGTAATGTATCCCCCTTCCCCGGGGTCTCAGGAGGCCTTGTCCCTAACCCCTGCTGCTGGCCTGGCTGCTCACAGACAAGTCTTCTGCCTCTTGCTTCTGTCCCTCCCttgctccaggctggcctccccttccctcccattcTGGCTCTGGGGATCTGAGCTTCCCACCCCTTCATGGCAGAAATCCCAGTTTTCCCTATTCCAGCCTGCATGACTGCCAACCCGGATATGGCCAGCCTGACTGCTAACCTCACTCTCTTCCTGTCCACAGATTCGATATCGCAAGGACCGTGCCATTGCCCGAAGGGCTCCCTGCTTTCCAAATGTGACTACCCTTCAGGACCTGGCCAGTGGGGCAGCACTGGCTGCCACCATCCACTGCTATTGTCCCCAGCTATTACGACTTGAGGGTGAGTAGTGGATAAGCCAGACCTGATCCTGGAAAGGCATCTCCAGTCTGCAAGACCAGTATGATTCAGTATTGAGCTAAGGCCTTACATAGCCTAGGTCAGCCTTGGCCTCACTTTGAAcctctctgagtgctggggtgacaggtgcATACCACCATATCTGGTTTAGGCAGTGTGGGGGATGGAACCCAGtgctcatgcatgctaggcaagaactaCCAACTCAGCcacagtgtgtgtctgtatgtgtgtgtgtgtgtatcaaaggatagccttgaactcctataATACTCTTGTCTCTACCTTCTAAGTATTGATATTTACAGTCATGTTCCCCAGGCCAAATTTATGGgatcctggggatggaacccaggctttgtatattatattatattatattatattatattatattatattatattatgggCAGGCACCCTTCTAACTGACCTGTATTCCCAGCCCTTCAGGAggatgtttttatttggtttttattttttagattttttttttagttttaaaatatgtatgtattgtggggtctgtgcatgtgtgagtgcaggtgaccTTGGAGAATGCGATGGATCCCCTGTAGCTGGGCTCATCTGATGTGGTATTTGAAACTAAACTCaagtcatctgcaagagcagtatatgctcttaactgccaagccatgtctccgaaaaaaggattttgaggaagctgggagatggcttagttgatAAGCTGCAAAAACATTATGACCTGAGTTTGGGTTCTTAGCATCTGTATAAAGTTCTCTGTACAGCAGTgagtgcctataatcccagggccagggaggtggagacagagaggCTCTGGGGACTTGCTGGCCAACTAGTAGAATCAGTAAATatcagtttcagtgagagaccctatcttggAATCTAAGGTAGAGAGCACATGGGAAGGAAGATACCTACTGTTGACCTCTGGTctgcagacatgtacacacaggtgcacacatatacagaggaCAAGAAGAAAACAATTCTTGCGTTAAGTCTTAGAGGGCCAATACACTGTAGTATGCACCTTACAAAAGGTACACGACTTGGCTCAAAGGAGGGCTTCCCTGGAACTCCCATCTTCTTTTCCATTGAGTTGGAGACCCATATATTCTGTCCCCACAGAGGTGTGCCTCAAGGACCCCATGTCTGTGGCAGACAGTCTATACAACCTCCAGCTGGTGCAAGACTTCTGTGCCTCCCATCTTCCTCGAGGCTGCCCCCTGTCCCTTGAAGACTTGCTGTATGTCCCACCACCCCTCAAGGTAAAGCCATCCTGGTGGTGTGGGGGTGAGACTCAGGACCTGAGGTCCATATCCAGGGCTGATTTCCCTTTGGCCTGCAGGTCAACCTGGTGGTGCTGTTGGCTGAGATGTATATGTGCTTTGAGGTTCTGAAGCCTGATTTTGTGCAGGCCAAAGACTTGCCTGATGGACATGGTGAGCCCTGGGGACCTGGACTTGCCTTGGGGTCTAGAAGAGGGTAAAGGAACCCTGCTCTGCATGACCTTTTTCTTTGTGCACCTAGTAGCTGTCTCCCCCCGGAATACAGAGACTGTTCCATCTCAGAACAACAGTGGCAGCAGGTATGGGTCCCTGTTGGAGTGGAGTTTCTCCTTCATGGGGCTTCTTCCTGACCACTGgctgcagggctagggctgggacTACCTGTGAGAGGTGACTGAAGGTTGATGAGTATCTATCTGTTTGGCAGTTCTCCTGTCTTCAACTTCCGTCACCCACTTCTGTCACCTGGTGGTCCCCAGTCTCCACTCCGAGGATCCACAGGTAAAGAGAGAATATGGCTTCTATTACCAGGAAACTTCAACTACAAGAATTCTCCAGCTGACTTCATGTTGAGTCCTCCAGTGGCCTTCATGGGGTCTTTCTGACTTCCTTTATGGCTAGGCTTTGAGACCCCTTGCATCAGTCAGGTGTGATGGTggatacctttaatcctagaactaagGAGGCAGAGATTGGCAGAGTTCTCTGTgggttggaggccaacctgagctacatagagaattccagtccagccaggattacacagtgagacccagtctcaaacaaaacaaaacaaaacaaagaagactcCTTGGATGATACCAAGAAGTAGCACCAACTGCTAATATTTggtcatttcattttaatttttaaattcaagtTATCATTCTTATATGTACGGGAGCACATTTGCCTTAATGCATGTGTAGAGGTCCagagagaacaacttgcagaagCTAGTTCTCTCTGGTTACCGTGCAGGTCCCCAGTACTGAacgcaggtcatcaggcttggaggcaagtgcccttaacctgttgagccatctcattggtccAAAAGAAACTGCAAACTGTATTCACAGTACTGGcaattgaacccaaggcctcacatatgctaggcaagtagtGCATTGCTGAGCCATCCCAGAAGTTCAGCCAGCCATTTCTGGAAACCTAGCATAACCAGACACATAATGACCCATCAGTGACTCACTTGATGACATTGTAGAGGTTGTCTCAGACACCAGCCAACCCCCAGATCAGTGGCTTCCCCCTGCACAGTGACCATTTACTGTCCCTCCACAGGCTCCCTGAAGTCCTCTCCATCAATGTCTCACATGGAGGCTCTTGGCAAAGCCTGGAACCGTCAGCTTAGGTGAGTGCCTCATCGGGGCCCTGTGGCCTTGGAAGAGGGATTGAGCTGATCAGGGCATGGCAGAGGCCTGTCCCAGGGGCTGACCCCTCCCTCTGGCCGCCCAGCCGTCCCCTCTCCCAGGCTGTGTCGTTCAGCACTCCCTTTGGCCTGGACAGCGATGTGGATGTCGTCATGGGAGATCCTGTCCTGCTCCGCTCCGTCAGCTCAGACAGTCTGGGTCCTCCACGTCCTGTGTCAACATCATCCCGGAATTCTGCTCAGCCAGCCCCAGAATCTGGAGACCTACCCACGATTGAAGAGGCCCTGCAGATCATTCACAGTGCTGAGCCCCGACTGCTCCCTGATGGGGCTGCTGATGGCAGTTTCTACCTCCATTCTCCTGAGGGTCTCTCCAAACCACCACTCTCCCCCTACCCTCCCGAAGGAGCCTCAAAGCCGCTGTCTGATAGGCTCAACAAGGCGCCTATCTATATATCACACCCTGAGAACCCTTCAAAATCATCTCCCTGCTCAACAGGAGAGATACTGAAACCACCACCCCCATCCGAGGGTTCCCCCAAAGCTGTGGCTTCATCCCCAGCAGCCAACAACTCCGAAGTGAAGATGACCAGTTTTGCTGAACGCAAGAAACAGCTGGTGAAGGCTGAGGCTGAGTCAGGATTGGGGTCTCCAACATCCACCCCCGTAGCACCTgaggccttgagctcagagatgaGTGAGCTGGGAGCCAGGCTGGAGGAGAAGCGCCGAGCCATAGAGGCACAGAAACGACGCATTGAGGCAATCTTTGCCAAGCATAGGCAGAGGCTGGGCAAGAGCGCTTTCCTGCAGGTGCAGCCTCGGGAGGCTGCAGGGGAGGCCGAGGAGGAAGCTGAGCTGGGCTCAGTTCCTGGTGGGGAACGGCCAGCAGGTGAGGGCCAGGGTGAGCCGTCCTTACGGCACAAGTCAGTTACCTTCTCTCCAGACCTGGGCCCAGTGCCCCCAGAGGGACTTGGGGATTACAATAGAGCAGTCAGTAAGCTGAGTGCCGCTCTGAGCTCTCTGCAGCGGGACATGCAGAGGCTCACAGACCAGCAACAGCGGCTTCTAGCCCCTCCAGAAGCTCCTGGACCTGCCCCACCACCTGCAGCCTGGGTCATTCCTGGACCCGCCACTGGGCCTAAAGCAGCATCCCCCAGCCCTGCCCGTCGTGCCCCAGCTGCCCGACGCAGCCCTGGGCCAGGCCCCAGCCCAACACCCCGTAGTCCAAAACATGCAAGGCCGGCAGAGCTGAAGCTTGCACCTTTGACAAGGGTACTCACACCACCCCATGATGTAGACAGCCTCCCTCACCTACGCAAGTTTTCACCCAGCCAGGTGCCTGTACAGACTCGCTCCTCTATCCTCCTGTCGGAGGGGACACCTCCCGAGGAGCCCACCACCAAGCCTGCCCTCATTGAGATCCCTCTAGCCAGCCTGGGGGAGCCTGCTGCTGatgaggaaggagatgggagcCCCCCTGGGGCTGAGGATTCCTTAGAGGAAGAGGCATCTTCTGAGGGAGAGCCCCGATCAGGGCTTGGATTCTTTTATAAGGTGAGTCACCTTGGCGGGTCAGAGGGAAAAGGTGAGCCAGTAGGTAGATGTATGAATGGATGGGTAATGGGGATGCCCCTAGGGGGTAGTAAGGGAGCTGGGAAGTGGTGGATATTCAGGGATAGAGCTTTACTGTTGAGTGGGTAAATTGACATGTATTgcctgatggatggatggatggatggatggatggatggatggatggatagctgGCTGACTAGGGAGTGGCTGGCTTGCTGGCTttcttggatggatggatggatggatggatggatggatggatggatggatgggttggAAGGGTAGTTAGATGGGTGGATAAGTTAAATGGGTGAGTGAGTGGTAGGTATGTGATTAGTTTGGCTAGGTGGATGGAAAGGTAGGTGGACAGGCTGGATGAGTGATGGTAGGTTGAAAGGAAGGTGGATAGGTGGTTGGTTAGATGGATGGAAGGTGGTTTGATAGGTGGATAGAGGGAAGGTTAATTGGTAGATGGACAAGTAGTAGTTGGGCatatggatgggtgagtgggtgataGACAGGATGgacaggtgtgggtgggtggataagcAGGGCTAGGGTGATCCTCTTTCCTGATGTATCCTGTTTGGTAATCCTCCATCTTCATGCCACTTACGGCCTGGGCCCCTGTGCATACTGTTGTAACTGAGCAGCGCACACTCTGCTCCAGTTGGTCATTACTGCTGCAAAcccactttgtttgtttttcctgagcAGTGGAGATTTTGACTGCTCTTCTTTGCCCTGAGGACAAAATGCCCGTCCACTGCCTTGGGCCCTGCTCCCTTGTGACTTTAACCTGGATCATTGTCCCCAACTCAGTGTCTCGGCTACATGGGTTTGTTCTGGCCTCAAGGCCTTTGAACTTTCTAACCCCTCTGCCTGGAGAGTGCCCCTAGGCTGGGAGTACTTCTAAGAAGACCCCAGAATAGGATAGCCTGCAGTGCAGCTTGGCACACTTCAAGCATCTTCATAGCATTGAAGGTCTGTGTGTCACTTGCTAGCCTTCCCCCTTTGTGCATTGTGTACACAGCTCCCAGGGCTGCTCATAAAGTAGTCACTAACTAAGTACTCCGAGGATTTTAGAAAGGTCAGGAGAGCTTGGCTAATGCTAAAAGTCAGACTCCAGTTGGCAGAGTGGCTAGTTAAACTCCTATGACATCCTCCAGGACGAAGACAAGCCTGaggatgagatggctcagaagcgAGCTAGCCTGCTGGAGCGTCAGCAGAGGCGGGTAGAGGAAGCCCGGCGGCGCAAACagtggcaggaggcagagaaggagcagAAACGGGAGGAGGCCGCCAGGTGAGGCTAGAACTGGAATGAGGGGCCTGGCCTTTGGTATTGCTGCCCCAGTGCTCCCATATTCTATCCTGCTTGCTACCTTCTGTCTAATCTGCAGGCTGGCTCAGGAGGCTCCAGGCTTGGCCTTTACAACTCCTGTTGTAGCCTCTGCGGCTCCAGTGGCCACCTTGGCTCCTACTACCAGAG
The Mus musculus strain C57BL/6J chromosome 8, GRCm38.p6 C57BL/6J genome window above contains:
- the Camsap3 gene encoding calmodulin-regulated spectrin-associated protein 3 isoform 5 (isoform 5 is encoded by transcript variant 5), coding for MVEAAPAGSGPLRRTFLVPEIKSLDQYDFSRAKAAASLAWVLRAAFGGAEHVPPELWEPFYTDQYAQEHVKPPVTRLLLSAELYCRAWRQALPQLEPSPSPSALLALLARRGTVPSLPEHPVREADLKHQPILMGAHLAVIDALMVAFSFEWTKTLPGPLALSSLEHKLLFWVDTTVRRLQEKTEQEAAQRASPAAPLDGASPAQPSCPTRWYWKLVPIRYRKDRAIARRAPCFPNVTTLQDLASGAALAATIHCYCPQLLRLEEVCLKDPMSVADSLYNLQLVQDFCASHLPRGCPLSLEDLLYVPPPLKVNLVVLLAEMYMCFEVLKPDFVQAKDLPDGHAVSPRNTETVPSQNNSGSSSPVFNFRHPLLSPGGPQSPLRGSTGSLKSSPSMSHMEALGKAWNRQLSRPLSQAVSFSTPFGLDSDVDVVMGDPVLLRSVSSDSLGPPRPVSTSSRNSAQPAPESGDLPTIEEALQIIHSAEPRLLPDGAADGSFYLHSPEGLSKPPLSPYPPEGASKPLSDRLNKAPIYISHPENPSKSSPCSTGEILKPPPPSEGSPKAVASSPAANNSEVKMTSFAERKKQLVKAEAESGLGSPTSTPVAPEALSSEMSELGARLEEKRRAIEAQKRRIEAIFAKHRQRLGKSAFLQVQPREAAGEAEEEAELGSVPGGERPAGEGQGEPSLRHKSVTFSPDLGPVPPEGLGDYNRAVSKLSAALSSLQRDMQRLTDQQQRLLAPPEAPGPAPPPAAWVIPGPATGPKAASPSPARRAPAARRSPGPGPSPTPRSPKHARPAELKLAPLTRVLTPPHDVDSLPHLRKFSPSQVPVQTRSSILLSEGTPPEEPTTKPALIEIPLASLGEPAADEEGDGSPPGAEDSLEEEASSEGEPRSGLGFFYKDEDKPEDEMAQKRASLLERQQRRVEEARRRKQWQEAEKEQKREEAARLAQEAPGLAFTTPVVASAAPVATLAPTTRAMAPAEEEVGPRRGDFTRLEYERRAQLKLMDDLDKVLRPRASGTGGPGRGGRRATRPRSGCCDDSALARSPARGLLGSRLSKVYSQSTLSLSTVANEAPNNLGVKRPTSRAPSPSGLMSPSRLPGSRERDWENGSNASSPASVPEYTGPRLYKEPSAKSNKFIIHNALSHCCLAGKVNEPQKNRILEEIEKSKANHFLILFRDSSCQFRALYTLSGETEELSRLAGYGPRTVTPAMVEGIYKYNSDRKRFTQIPAKTMSMSVDAFTIQGHLWQSKKPTTPKKGGGTPK
- the Camsap3 gene encoding calmodulin-regulated spectrin-associated protein 3 isoform 8 (isoform 8 is encoded by transcript variant 8); protein product: MVEAAPAGSGPLRRTFLVPEIKSLDQYDFSRAKAAASLAWVLRAAFGGAEHVPPELWEPFYTDQYAQEHVKPPVTRLLLSAELYCRAWRQALPQLEPSPSPSALLALLARRGTVPSLPEHPVREADLKHQPILMGAHLAVIDALMVAFSFEWTKTLPGPLALSSLEHKLLFWVDTTVRRLQEKTEQEAAQRASPAAPLDGASPAQPSCPTRWYWKLVPIRYRKDRAIARRAPCFPNVTTLQDLASGAALAATIHCYCPQLLRLEEVCLKDPMSVADSLYNLQLVQDFCASHLPRGCPLSLEDLLYVPPPLKVNLVVLLAEMYMCFEVLKPDFVQAKDLPDGHVAVSPRNTETVPSQNNSGSSSPVFNFRHPLLSPGGPQSPLRGSTGSLKSSPSMSHMEALGKAWNRQLSRPLSQAVSFSTPFGLDSDVDVVMGDPVLLRSVSSDSLGPPRPVSTSSRNSAQPAPESGDLPTIEEALQIIHSAEPRLLPDGAADGSFYLHSPEGLSKPPLSPYPPEGASKPLSDRLNKAPIYISHPENPSKSSPCSTGEILKPPPPSEGSPKAVASSPAANNSEVKMTSFAERKKQLVKAEAESGLGSPTSTPVAPEALSSEMSELGARLEEKRRAIEAQKRRIEAIFAKHRQRLGKSAFLQVQPREAAGEAEEEAELGSVPGGERPAGEGQGEPSLRHKSVTFSPDLGPVPPEGLGDYNRAVSKLSAALSSLQRDMQRLTDQQQRLLAPPEAPGPAPPPAAWVIPGPATGPKAASPSPARRAPAARRSPGPGPSPTPRSPKHARPAELKLAPLTRVLTPPHDVDSLPHLRKFSPSQVPVQTRSSILLSEGTPPEEPTTKPALIEIPLASLGEPAADEEGDGSPPGAEDSLEEEASSEGEPRSGLGFFYKDEDKPEDEMAQKRASLLERQQRRVEEARRRKQWQEAEKEQKREEAARLAQEAPGLAFTTPVVASAAPVATLAPTTRAMAPAEEEVGPRRGDFTRLEYERRAQLKLMDDLDKVLRPRASGTGGPGRGGRRATRPRSGCCDDSALARSPARGLLGSRLSKVYSQSTLSLSTVANEAPNNLGVKRPTSRAPSPSGLMSPSRLPGSRERDWENGSNASSPASVPEYTGPRLYKEPSAKSNKFIIHNALSHCCLAGKVNEPQKNRILEEIEKSKANHFLILFRDSSCQFRALYTLSGETEELSRLAGYGPRTVTPAMVEGIYKYNSDRKRFTQIPAKTMSMSVDAFTIQGHLWQSKKPTTPKKGGGTPK
- the Camsap3 gene encoding calmodulin-regulated spectrin-associated protein 3 isoform 13 (isoform 13 is encoded by transcript variant 13), translated to MVEAAPAGSGPLRRTFLVPEIKSLDQYDFSRAKAAASLAWVLRAAFGGAEHVPPELWEPFYTDQYAQEHVKPPVTRLLLSAELYCRAWRQALPQLEPSPSPSALLALLARRGTVPSLPEHPVREADLKHQPILMGAHLAVIDALMVAFSFEWTKTLPGPLALSSLEHKLLFWVDTTVRRLQEKTEQEAAQRASPAAPLDGASPAQPSCPTRWYWKLVPIRYRKDRAIARRAPCFPNVTTLQDLASGAALAATIHCYCPQLLRLEEVCLKDPMSVADSLYNLQLVQDFCASHLPRGCPLSLEDLLYVPPPLKVNLVVLLAEMYMCFEVLKPDFVQAKDLPDGHVAVSPRNTETVPSQNNSGSSSPVFNFRHPLLSPGGPQSPLRGSTGSLKSSPSMSHMEALGKAWNRQLSQVPVQTRSSILLSEGTPPEEPTTKPALIEIPLASLGEPAADEEGDGSPPGAEDSLEEEASSEGEPRSGLGFFYKDEDKPEDEMAQKRASLLERQQRRVEEARRRKQWQEAEKEQKREEAARLAQEAPGLAFTTPVVASAAPVATLAPTTRAMAPAEEEVGPRRGDFTRLEYERRAQLKLMDDLDKVLRPRASGTGGPGRGGRRATRPRSGCCDDSALARSPARGLLGSRLSKVYSQSTLSLSTVANEAPNNLGVKRPTSRAPSPSGLMSPSRLPGSRERDWENGSNASSPASVPEYTGPRLYKEPSAKSNKFIIHNALSHCCLAGKVNEPQKNRILEEIEKSKANHFLILFRDSSCQFRALYTLSGETEELSRLAGYGPRTVTPAMVEGIYKYNSDRKRFTQIPAKTMSMSVDAFTIQGHLWQSKKPTTPKKGGGTPK
- the Camsap3 gene encoding calmodulin-regulated spectrin-associated protein 3 isoform 11 (isoform 11 is encoded by transcript variant 11), whose protein sequence is MVEAAPAGSGPLRRTFLVPEIKSLDQYDFSRAKAAASLAWVLRAAFGGAEHVPPELWEPFYTDQYAQEHVKPPVTRLLLSAELYCRAWRQALPQLEPSPSPSALLALLARRGTVPSLPEHPVREADLKHQPILMGAHLAVIDALMVAFSFEWTKTLPGPLALSSLEHKLLFWVDTTVRRLQEKTEQEAAQRASPAAPLDGASPAQPSHAIAFCLKESGNKPPMIRYRKDRAIARRAPCFPNVTTLQDLASGAALAATIHCYCPQLLRLEEVCLKDPMSVADSLYNLQLVQDFCASHLPRGCPLSLEDLLYVPPPLKVNLVVLLAEMYMCFEVLKPDFVQAKDLPDGHVAVSPRNTETVPSQNNSGSSSPVFNFRHPLLSPGGPQSPLRGSTGSLKSSPSMSHMEALGKAWNRQLSQVPVQTRSSILLSEGTPPEEPTTKPALIEIPLASLGEPAADEEGDGSPPGAEDSLEEEASSEGEPRSGLGFFYKDEDKPEDEMAQKRASLLERQQRRVEEARRRKQWQEAEKEQKREEAARLAQEAPGLAFTTPVVASAAPVATLAPTTRAMAPAEEEVGPRRGDFTRLEYERRAQLKLMDDLDKVLRPRASGTGGPGRGGRRATRPRSGCCDDSALARSPARGLLGSRLSKVYSQSTLSLSTVANEAPNNLGVKRPTSRAPSPSGLMSPSRLPGSRERDWENGSNASSPASVPEYTGPRLYKEPSAKSNKFIIHNALSHCCLAGKVNEPQKNRILEEIEKSKANHFLILFRDSSCQFRALYTLSGETEELSRLAGYGPRTVTPAMVEGIYKYNSDRKRFTQIPAKTMSMSVDAFTIQGHLWQSKKPTTPKKGGGTPK
- the Camsap3 gene encoding calmodulin-regulated spectrin-associated protein 3 isoform 4 (isoform 4 is encoded by transcript variant 4) codes for the protein MVEAAPAGSGPLRRTFLVPEIKSLDQYDFSRAKAAASLAWVLRAAFGGAEHVPPELWEPFYTDQYAQEHVKPPVTRLLLSAELYCRAWRQALPQLEPSPSPSALLALLARRGTVPSLPEHPVREADLKHQPILMGAHLAVIDALMVAFSFEWTKTLPGPLALSSLEHKLLFWVDTTVRRLQEKTEQEAAQRASPAAPLDGASPAQPSHAIAFCLKESGNKPPMIRYRKDRAIARRAPCFPNVTTLQDLASGAALAATIHCYCPQLLRLEEVCLKDPMSVADSLYNLQLVQDFCASHLPRGCPLSLEDLLYVPPPLKVNLVVLLAEMYMCFEVLKPDFVQAKDLPDGHAVSPRNTETVPSQNNSGSSSPVFNFRHPLLSPGGPQSPLRGSTGSLKSSPSMSHMEALGKAWNRQLSRPLSQAVSFSTPFGLDSDVDVVMGDPVLLRSVSSDSLGPPRPVSTSSRNSAQPAPESGDLPTIEEALQIIHSAEPRLLPDGAADGSFYLHSPEGLSKPPLSPYPPEGASKPLSDRLNKAPIYISHPENPSKSSPCSTGEILKPPPPSEGSPKAVASSPAANNSEVKMTSFAERKKQLVKAEAESGLGSPTSTPVAPEALSSEMSELGARLEEKRRAIEAQKRRIEAIFAKHRQRLGKSAFLQVQPREAAGEAEEEAELGSVPGGERPAGEGQGEPSLRHKSVTFSPDLGPVPPEGLGDYNRAVSKLSAALSSLQRDMQRLTDQQQRLLAPPEAPGPAPPPAAWVIPGPATGPKAASPSPARRAPAARRSPGPGPSPTPRSPKHARPAELKLAPLTRVLTPPHDVDSLPHLRKFSPSQVPVQTRSSILLSEGTPPEEPTTKPALIEIPLASLGEPAADEEGDGSPPGAEDSLEEEASSEGEPRSGLGFFYKDEDKPEDEMAQKRASLLERQQRRVEEARRRKQWQEAEKEQKREEAARLAQEAPGLAFTTPVVASAAPVATLAPTTRAMAPAEEEVGPRRGDFTRLEYERRAQLKLMDDLDKVLRPRASGTGGPGRGGRRATRPRSGCCDDSALARSPARGLLGSRLSKVYSQSTLSLSTVANEAPNNLGVKRPTSRAPSPSGLMSPSRLPGSRERDWENGSNASSPASVPEYTGPRLYKEPSAKSNKFIIHNALSHCCLAGKVNEPQKNRILEEIEKSKANHFLILFRDSSCQFRALYTLSGETEELSRLAGYGPRTVTPAMVEGIYKYNSDRKRFTQIPAKTMSMSVDAFTIQGHLWQSKKPTTPKKGGGTPK